The Terriglobus tenax genome contains a region encoding:
- a CDS encoding transcriptional regulator, with the protein MKLADKIRYLREVEGSLRGMNRSMTQQELMRAIEAETGSSLSQSYLSQIESGARPHLTNTTRQVLAKFFRVHPGYLVDDPEGYHADLLSDARVLEDKVDLWLVSGAERFRRDPELRAALLKLAQHDRSRQCLLLLASMLDTPHLVERLTEILRPDKVEKPAKKAVAKKTARGRKEPR; encoded by the coding sequence ATGAAACTGGCCGACAAAATCCGATACCTGCGCGAAGTGGAGGGCTCACTTCGCGGCATGAACCGGTCAATGACGCAGCAGGAACTGATGCGCGCCATTGAGGCGGAGACAGGGAGCTCGCTGAGCCAAAGCTATCTCTCGCAGATTGAGAGCGGCGCACGCCCTCACCTGACCAACACAACACGCCAGGTGCTGGCGAAGTTCTTCAGGGTGCACCCCGGCTACCTGGTGGATGACCCAGAGGGCTACCACGCCGACCTGCTTTCGGACGCCCGCGTGCTGGAGGACAAGGTTGACCTGTGGCTGGTCAGCGGAGCGGAGCGCTTCCGGCGCGATCCGGAGCTACGTGCCGCACTGCTGAAACTGGCTCAGCATGACCGTTCCCGCCAATGCCTGCTGTTGCTTGCATCCATGCTCGACACGCCCCACCTGGTCGAGCGGCTGACAGAGATCCTGCGGCCGGACAAGGTTGAGAAGCCCGCCAAAAAAGCCGTCGCAAAGAAGACGGCGCGTGGGCGAAAGGAACCCCGATGA
- a CDS encoding NfeD family protein → MNWDVIYLVCFGTGFVLSVLSAVAGFGHLHLGHLHLGHSANLHHGHGVSRFNAFSVLAFLCWFGGTGYLLHHYSAFVAPVVLLLSAGSGCVGATILFWFFAKVLLPRERELTAADTDARGVTGKLSAGILPSGTGELLYTQNGVRRSAIARSVDGLPLERGTEVIVLRYEHGVAYVKPWHDLQLDRTD, encoded by the coding sequence ATGAACTGGGATGTCATTTATCTGGTCTGCTTTGGTACCGGCTTTGTGCTGAGTGTGCTGTCTGCGGTGGCTGGGTTTGGGCATCTCCATCTGGGCCACCTGCACCTGGGTCACTCTGCGAATCTGCATCACGGCCATGGTGTTTCGCGCTTCAATGCCTTCAGCGTGCTTGCATTTCTGTGCTGGTTTGGCGGCACCGGTTACCTGCTGCATCATTACAGCGCCTTTGTTGCGCCCGTGGTGCTGCTGCTCTCCGCGGGAAGCGGATGCGTTGGAGCCACCATTCTGTTCTGGTTCTTCGCGAAGGTGCTGTTGCCGCGTGAGCGCGAGTTGACTGCCGCCGACACGGATGCTCGCGGTGTGACCGGCAAGCTGAGCGCCGGAATCCTGCCGAGCGGTACCGGCGAACTGCTGTACACGCAGAACGGAGTGCGGCGCTCGGCCATTGCCCGCAGCGTGGACGGCCTGCCGCTGGAACGTGGCACCGAGGTGATTGTGCTGCGGTACGAGCACGGCGTGGCCTACGTAAAGCCGTGGCACGATCTGCAGCTTGACCGCACGGATTAG
- a CDS encoding flotillin family protein, with protein MPQSVFIIVGLIAVATLVLLVLLAKMFRKAGPNEALIVYGFRGPRIIKGHGSVIFPLVESCKELSLELMSFDVAPQQDMYTKQGVAVTVEAVAQIKVRSDQESILTAAEQFLTKTPQQREGLIRLVMEGHLRGIIGQLTVEQIVKEPEMVAERMRSTCAEDMSKMGLEVVSFTIKEVRDKNEYITNMGRPDVARIRRDAEIAAAEAERDTAIKRAEALRQSAIAKAAADQERVIAETASLAKQAEAQRDLDIQKAQFTEQSRRQEAQADKAYELQTNVMQQQVVAEQVKVLQIEKEQQVKVQEAEILRHEKELIATVLKQSEIERQRIENLAAAERARLTVEAEGRASAIRAQGEAEAAIIFQKGEAEAKAMNVKAEAYQEWTQAAVVDRLITNMAEVVRAMSEPLSKVDKITIVSTGDGSNVGANKLTGEMTKIASQVPALFEALSGMSLTDLMSNVKQMKPRDDSQGTHA; from the coding sequence ATGCCGCAATCGGTATTCATCATTGTTGGACTCATTGCCGTCGCTACTCTGGTTCTTCTGGTCCTGCTGGCGAAGATGTTTCGCAAGGCAGGCCCTAACGAAGCCCTGATCGTCTATGGCTTCCGCGGTCCGCGCATTATCAAGGGCCACGGCTCGGTCATCTTTCCGCTGGTGGAGAGCTGCAAGGAACTCTCGCTGGAGCTGATGTCGTTTGACGTCGCTCCGCAACAGGACATGTACACCAAGCAGGGCGTTGCCGTGACCGTGGAAGCCGTCGCGCAGATCAAGGTGCGCAGCGACCAGGAGTCGATCCTGACCGCTGCGGAGCAGTTCCTGACCAAAACGCCGCAACAGCGTGAAGGCCTGATCCGCCTGGTGATGGAGGGTCATCTGCGCGGCATCATCGGTCAGTTGACCGTGGAGCAGATTGTGAAGGAGCCGGAGATGGTTGCCGAACGCATGCGCTCCACCTGCGCCGAGGACATGAGCAAGATGGGTCTGGAAGTCGTCTCATTCACCATCAAGGAGGTGCGTGACAAGAACGAATACATCACGAACATGGGTCGCCCGGACGTAGCCCGCATCCGCCGCGACGCGGAGATTGCCGCCGCTGAAGCTGAGCGCGACACTGCCATCAAGCGTGCCGAGGCCCTGCGCCAGTCCGCCATAGCCAAGGCAGCAGCCGACCAGGAACGCGTGATCGCTGAGACAGCATCGCTGGCCAAGCAGGCTGAAGCGCAGCGCGACCTCGACATCCAGAAGGCGCAGTTTACTGAGCAGAGCCGCCGCCAGGAAGCGCAGGCCGACAAGGCCTATGAGCTGCAGACCAACGTGATGCAGCAGCAGGTGGTTGCGGAGCAGGTGAAGGTGCTGCAGATTGAGAAGGAGCAGCAGGTGAAGGTGCAGGAAGCCGAGATTCTGCGTCACGAGAAGGAGCTGATTGCGACCGTGCTCAAGCAGTCTGAGATCGAGCGTCAGCGCATTGAAAACCTTGCCGCTGCGGAACGCGCCCGCCTGACCGTGGAGGCTGAAGGCCGCGCATCCGCTATCCGCGCACAGGGTGAGGCGGAGGCCGCCATCATCTTCCAGAAAGGCGAGGCGGAGGCCAAGGCCATGAATGTGAAGGCCGAAGCCTACCAGGAGTGGACACAGGCCGCCGTGGTTGACCGCCTGATCACCAACATGGCGGAGGTGGTGCGCGCCATGAGCGAGCCGCTCTCCAAGGTGGACAAGATCACCATCGTCTCCACCGGCGACGGCAGCAATGTAGGCGCCAACAAGCTGACCGGCGAAATGACCAAGATCGCCAGCCAGGTACCTGCGTTGTTTGAAGCTCTGAGCGGTATGAGTTTAACCGACCTGATGAGCAACGTGAAGCAGATGAAGCCTCGCGATGATTCGCAGGGCACCCATGCGTAA
- a CDS encoding PspA/IM30 family protein, giving the protein MPLLERVTTLLRANLNDLIDKAEDPEKMMKQLLLDMENQLLQVKTQVAIAVADLHLLENRKREHEESATGWHRKAELAIARNDEALARMALDRSLSAQQMAGSFAQQMDDQQMEVETMRNAYLQLQTRLKETEAQCELLITRNRRAKAAGKATAAQTKIADGAALRSLDRMKTKILGQEAENSGAQAVLGLNTVEDRFHKLERESRIDDLLLELKQQQRLPG; this is encoded by the coding sequence ATGCCACTACTCGAACGCGTCACAACGCTGCTGCGGGCTAACCTGAACGACCTGATCGACAAGGCCGAAGATCCCGAGAAGATGATGAAGCAGCTTCTGCTGGATATGGAGAACCAGCTTCTGCAGGTGAAGACGCAGGTCGCGATCGCCGTGGCCGACCTGCACCTGCTGGAAAACCGCAAGCGCGAGCATGAGGAGTCCGCCACGGGGTGGCACAGAAAAGCCGAGCTGGCCATAGCGCGTAACGACGAAGCGCTTGCCCGCATGGCGCTGGACCGCAGTCTGAGCGCACAACAAATGGCCGGCAGCTTTGCTCAGCAGATGGACGACCAGCAGATGGAGGTCGAAACCATGCGCAATGCTTACCTGCAACTGCAGACACGCCTGAAGGAGACCGAGGCTCAGTGCGAACTGCTGATAACCCGCAATCGCCGCGCGAAGGCCGCAGGGAAAGCCACGGCGGCACAGACAAAGATCGCCGACGGCGCTGCTCTTCGTTCGCTGGACAGGATGAAGACGAAGATCCTGGGACAGGAGGCGGAGAACTCCGGCGCGCAGGCGGTGCTTGGGCTGAACACCGTAGAAGACCGCTTCCACAAGCTGGAGCGTGAGAGCCGCATCGACGACCTGCTGCTGGAGCTGAAACAACAGCAGCGGCTACCGGGGTAA
- a CDS encoding PP2C family protein-serine/threonine phosphatase encodes MSSIQDTHFLEQQIARLQALLEASRQVHSTTQAGDVLRQTARIVVRELEMEGAVFLAPDGAVLVGYGDAPSAPYNNCPRFALLAKEGATLATLIVATPLGTELSIYEQDFLEGLVLQTAVALENATFHERNLQWARVQQDLDAARQIQRSLLPKTMPQIPGFAIAARSTACYEVGGDYLDTMELPDGSHLMVVADVAGKGLASAIVATIFRAAFRSLASRAVSLEEMAAQVGQQHYDEGDEARRRYVTAILLKLDPETGEGEIVNCGHNPGVLVGADGSIRMIQASGPPLGMLPGMRYMAEPIHVPAGARVLLYTDGLTEVFREDDEEFGEGRLAETFKELETRDPVVILDSIWATLAAFSNNAPPTDDMTGLALCHLEAATA; translated from the coding sequence ATGTCGAGCATTCAGGACACCCACTTCCTCGAACAGCAGATTGCCCGCCTGCAGGCGCTGCTGGAGGCGTCGCGCCAGGTGCACTCCACCACGCAGGCAGGTGACGTTCTGCGGCAGACGGCGCGCATTGTTGTCCGCGAGCTGGAGATGGAGGGAGCGGTCTTTCTTGCTCCCGATGGCGCAGTCCTGGTTGGTTACGGCGATGCTCCATCCGCTCCGTATAACAACTGCCCGCGCTTTGCTCTGCTCGCAAAAGAGGGCGCAACGCTGGCCACGCTCATCGTCGCCACTCCGCTGGGCACTGAGCTTTCCATCTACGAGCAGGACTTTCTGGAAGGTCTTGTGCTGCAGACCGCCGTTGCCCTGGAAAACGCGACCTTTCATGAACGCAACCTGCAGTGGGCGCGTGTGCAGCAGGACCTGGACGCGGCGCGGCAGATTCAACGTTCCCTGCTGCCTAAAACCATGCCGCAGATTCCCGGCTTCGCGATTGCCGCACGTTCCACCGCCTGCTACGAGGTGGGCGGCGACTACCTGGACACGATGGAGCTGCCCGACGGCAGCCACCTGATGGTGGTGGCCGATGTTGCCGGCAAGGGACTGGCTTCCGCCATTGTGGCGACCATCTTCCGTGCCGCCTTCCGCTCGCTGGCCAGCCGCGCCGTCTCCCTGGAAGAGATGGCGGCGCAGGTGGGCCAGCAGCATTATGACGAAGGCGATGAAGCCCGCCGCCGGTATGTGACGGCCATCCTTCTGAAGCTTGATCCGGAGACCGGCGAGGGCGAAATCGTCAACTGCGGCCACAACCCTGGTGTCCTGGTGGGCGCGGACGGCTCCATTCGCATGATCCAGGCCTCGGGGCCTCCGCTGGGCATGCTGCCGGGCATGCGCTACATGGCGGAACCGATCCACGTGCCCGCAGGCGCGCGCGTGCTGCTTTACACCGATGGCCTGACCGAGGTCTTTCGTGAAGACGATGAAGAGTTCGGCGAGGGCCGCCTGGCCGAAACCTTCAAAGAGCTGGAGACACGCGATCCCGTGGTCATCCTCGATTCCATCTGGGCGACGCTTGCCGCCTTCTCCAACAACGCTCCACCAACCGATGACATGACCGGCCTGGCCCTCTGCCATCTTGAGGCTGCAACCGCATGA
- a CDS encoding ATP-binding protein: MKNGSAVEVTLPSELGFEKVAMSTAASMAQLMGFSPDRIEDLKTAVAEACINAIEHGNRLDDTLSVGVILSSSDDQLEIKVMDDGAGMLQQPATPDIDKKMLGEEDPRGMGIFLIQSLVDEAEWHQGPPGKSFVRLVIRLDKEKN, from the coding sequence ATGAAGAACGGAAGCGCCGTCGAAGTAACGCTGCCCTCGGAGCTAGGCTTTGAGAAGGTGGCCATGAGCACTGCCGCCAGCATGGCCCAGTTGATGGGCTTCAGCCCGGACCGCATCGAAGACCTGAAGACCGCCGTAGCCGAGGCCTGCATCAACGCGATTGAACATGGCAACCGGCTGGACGACACACTGTCGGTCGGCGTGATTCTCTCGTCCAGTGATGACCAGCTGGAGATCAAGGTCATGGACGACGGCGCGGGCATGTTGCAGCAGCCGGCCACACCCGATATCGACAAGAAGATGCTCGGCGAGGAAGACCCTCGCGGCATGGGCATCTTCCTCATCCAGTCGCTGGTCGACGAGGCCGAGTGGCACCAGGGACCGCCGGGCAAGAGCTTTGTGCGGCTGGTCATCCGGCTCGACAAGGAGAAGAATTAA
- a CDS encoding STAS domain-containing protein, whose protein sequence is MQAPTKVATRTATAASGTTVTILAFAGDIASTSKDAILDAYNATDAKKLLLDFTGTEYVNSSGIAIIIQVLLDAARTGDRTVGIFGLTPHFQKVFTMVGIGKYATLSPDEATALAAL, encoded by the coding sequence ATGCAGGCCCCCACCAAAGTTGCGACGCGGACAGCCACGGCTGCCTCCGGCACCACGGTCACCATCCTCGCCTTCGCGGGCGACATCGCTTCTACCTCGAAGGACGCGATTCTTGATGCCTACAACGCGACCGATGCGAAGAAACTGCTGCTGGACTTTACCGGCACCGAGTATGTGAACTCTTCCGGCATCGCCATCATCATCCAGGTACTGCTGGATGCCGCCAGGACGGGCGACCGCACCGTCGGCATCTTCGGCCTGACGCCGCATTTTCAGAAGGTCTTCACCATGGTGGGCATCGGCAAGTACGCCACGCTGTCGCCGGATGAAGCCACGGCGCTGGCCGCGCTCTAG
- a CDS encoding PP2C family protein-serine/threonine phosphatase: MPRRLVLALALLLSFTALHAQTRIPAPPTADPLHLTWTGMDRPLNITSFWMTNGEEDRPEFAQPGYDDSHWHAHKRGESLAAYWKRPSRVVWYRAHVEVPAGMKDLAVSINFVHGPYELYANGRRIGGAGDIKGPGVFGDMIPTIYRLPEDIAPDGHLVVALRAGILYTPSFQEGGISGDSYLLLGSAAHMADDRALTTFESLSSNYTNLVIAFIAGIVAFGLYLSSRGREYLDLTLSYASFAAYNLLEMWQFRNPIPKQGLHLLVFSTLSTLPLLFNLEFTRRILGRPRWKLFAMTGILLIANNIGLQNLFMLNPARLSFLVQGAVPLVLSVVTYVLLDIVVAVVLFRSWRRGNHDAGLLLVAALPTSLMFFAQLVRAALILSHAIPNGDDPFQRVPGIAFNIAWSEVMNFFTSIVLLLFMVLRTIRIAREKAELSAEIAAAHNVQTLLLARATQATPGFTVETAYRPASEVGGDFFLISPGDDGSLFAIVGDVSGKGMQAAMRVSLILGVLHRESSREPARALANLNTALLSQGEIGFTTACALLVEKDGRFRYANAGHLNPYLDGEELASPGALPLGISPMVEFETMHGHLAARQRLVLLSDGVPEARSTGGELYGFDKLVTLTRLPAEDIAETAHLFGQTDDITVLTLALA; encoded by the coding sequence ATGCCGCGCCGCCTTGTCCTTGCGCTTGCCCTGCTGCTGAGCTTTACCGCTCTGCATGCGCAGACGCGCATTCCTGCGCCGCCGACGGCCGACCCGCTGCACCTGACCTGGACCGGCATGGACCGGCCGCTGAACATCACCTCGTTCTGGATGACCAACGGCGAAGAAGACAGGCCGGAGTTTGCACAGCCCGGTTACGATGACTCGCACTGGCATGCACACAAGCGTGGCGAATCACTTGCCGCGTACTGGAAGCGGCCTTCGCGGGTGGTCTGGTACCGCGCACATGTGGAAGTACCGGCCGGCATGAAAGATCTGGCCGTCAGCATCAACTTCGTGCACGGGCCGTACGAGCTATACGCCAACGGCCGCCGCATCGGGGGCGCGGGAGATATCAAGGGCCCCGGCGTCTTCGGCGATATGATTCCGACGATCTACCGGCTGCCGGAAGACATTGCTCCCGATGGCCACCTGGTCGTGGCCCTGCGCGCGGGCATCCTGTATACGCCCTCGTTTCAGGAGGGCGGCATCAGCGGAGACTCGTACCTTCTGCTCGGCTCCGCGGCGCACATGGCGGACGACCGCGCCCTGACAACCTTTGAAAGCCTGAGCAGCAACTACACCAACCTGGTCATTGCGTTTATCGCGGGCATCGTCGCCTTTGGACTGTATCTCTCCTCCCGCGGGCGCGAGTATCTGGACCTGACGCTGAGCTACGCCTCCTTTGCCGCCTACAACCTGCTGGAGATGTGGCAGTTCCGGAACCCCATTCCGAAGCAGGGCCTGCACCTGCTTGTCTTCAGCACGCTCAGCACGCTGCCGCTGCTCTTCAACCTGGAGTTCACCCGCCGCATTCTGGGCAGGCCACGCTGGAAGCTGTTTGCCATGACTGGAATTCTGCTGATCGCCAATAACATCGGCCTGCAGAACCTGTTCATGCTGAACCCGGCGCGGCTCTCCTTCCTTGTGCAGGGAGCTGTGCCGTTGGTGCTGAGCGTGGTGACCTATGTCCTGCTCGATATCGTGGTTGCGGTTGTTCTGTTCCGCTCCTGGAGACGGGGCAACCATGATGCCGGGCTGCTGCTGGTCGCGGCGCTGCCCACATCACTGATGTTTTTCGCCCAGCTGGTGCGCGCGGCGCTGATCCTGTCGCATGCCATTCCCAACGGCGACGACCCCTTCCAGCGTGTTCCAGGCATTGCCTTCAACATCGCCTGGTCTGAGGTGATGAACTTCTTCACCAGCATTGTTCTGCTGCTGTTCATGGTGCTGCGTACCATCCGCATTGCGCGGGAGAAGGCCGAGCTCTCCGCCGAGATCGCCGCGGCGCACAACGTGCAGACATTGCTGCTGGCGCGTGCGACGCAGGCTACGCCGGGCTTCACGGTGGAGACAGCCTACCGTCCCGCATCCGAGGTCGGCGGCGACTTCTTCCTTATCTCGCCAGGTGACGATGGCTCGCTGTTCGCCATCGTCGGGGATGTCTCCGGTAAGGGGATGCAGGCAGCCATGCGCGTCTCGCTGATCCTGGGCGTGCTGCACCGCGAGAGCTCGCGCGAACCGGCACGCGCGCTGGCCAACCTGAACACCGCATTGCTGAGCCAGGGAGAGATCGGCTTCACCACCGCCTGCGCCCTGCTGGTGGAAAAGGATGGCCGCTTCCGCTATGCCAACGCCGGCCACCTGAACCCCTATCTCGATGGCGAGGAGCTGGCCAGCCCCGGAGCATTGCCGCTCGGCATCAGCCCGATGGTGGAGTTTGAAACCATGCACGGTCACCTTGCCGCCCGGCAACGGCTGGTGCTACTGAGCGACGGCGTGCCGGAAGCACGCTCAACCGGTGGCGAACTGTATGGCTTCGACAAGCTGGTGACGCTGACCCGCCTGCCCGCCGAGGACATTGCCGAGACCGCCCACCTGTTCGGGCAGACGGACGACATCACCGTGCTGACCCTGGCGCTGGCGTAA
- a CDS encoding outer membrane protein assembly factor BamB family protein translates to MAKRFFLGMAVAATLSSLPSAWAQANWASYGQDQAGSRYSKLTQINTANVTKLERAWTFHTGGQVQNEATPIIVDSVVYMASPNGYFAIDGITGEQIWKFAAQDTTLRGVAYWPGDKTSPARIIGSVDKGRIVALDAKTGKPVPEFGENGYVDIKTKMTSPPAIYKNMLILPTMDTHVRAWDAKTGKMVWNFNLVPQPGEPGHETWESDAWKTTGGVNVWGHITIDEKLGIAFIPTAPPSPDYVGISRPGDTLYGTSLVALDANTGKLKWYHQLVHHDLWDFDSSAAPALVEIRQKGKTIPAVVHMGKTGLMYIYDRRDGKPVFGEEERPVPVSTVPGEKSAPTQPFPLKPEPIARIAMKHEELPKNITDSLTSYCEGLWQKYKLEDAVPFNAWKLNQDVVEFPGAVGGGNWNGVSYNPALGLVYTNVMNAGQWGHIGTGGPRFGGPRPGGAGGPGGGQRPAGAPPAGGPPPSGAPDQEFADRPAAAPTAGPRYSKITPEGGRFWQADTRYSCAPPPWGELVAVNVNTGDIAWRSTLGGFEELEAKGLKTGAPNLGGGITTAGGLIFIGATVDSKFRAFDAKTGKELWSAKVDAPAHSHPATYLGKDGRQYVVVSAAGGGFLRDPVADVVVAFALPKSAGRAPVKAKK, encoded by the coding sequence ATGGCAAAGAGATTTTTCCTCGGCATGGCGGTTGCGGCAACGCTCAGCAGCCTTCCCAGCGCATGGGCGCAGGCCAACTGGGCCTCCTACGGACAGGACCAGGCGGGTAGCCGCTACTCCAAACTCACGCAGATCAACACAGCGAATGTCACCAAGCTGGAGCGTGCCTGGACCTTTCATACCGGCGGCCAGGTGCAGAACGAGGCAACGCCGATCATTGTGGATTCAGTGGTCTACATGGCTTCGCCCAACGGCTACTTTGCCATTGACGGCATTACCGGCGAGCAGATCTGGAAGTTTGCGGCACAGGACACCACGCTGCGCGGTGTTGCCTACTGGCCAGGCGATAAGACCTCGCCGGCGCGCATTATCGGCTCGGTGGACAAGGGCCGCATCGTCGCCCTGGACGCAAAGACCGGAAAGCCTGTGCCGGAGTTTGGCGAGAACGGCTACGTGGACATCAAGACCAAGATGACCTCGCCACCGGCTATCTATAAAAACATGTTGATTCTGCCCACCATGGACACGCACGTTCGCGCCTGGGACGCGAAGACCGGCAAGATGGTGTGGAACTTCAACCTGGTGCCGCAGCCCGGCGAGCCCGGCCATGAGACCTGGGAGAGCGATGCCTGGAAGACCACCGGAGGCGTGAACGTCTGGGGACACATCACCATTGACGAGAAGCTGGGCATCGCGTTTATCCCCACCGCTCCGCCGTCTCCGGATTACGTGGGCATCAGCCGCCCTGGCGACACGCTGTACGGAACTTCGCTGGTGGCGCTGGATGCCAATACCGGCAAGCTGAAGTGGTATCACCAGCTGGTGCATCACGACCTGTGGGACTTCGACTCCTCGGCGGCGCCGGCCCTGGTGGAGATCAGGCAGAAGGGCAAGACAATTCCAGCAGTGGTGCACATGGGCAAAACCGGCCTGATGTACATCTACGACCGCCGCGACGGGAAACCGGTCTTCGGTGAGGAAGAACGCCCCGTGCCGGTGAGCACGGTGCCCGGCGAGAAGTCCGCGCCGACGCAGCCGTTCCCTCTGAAGCCAGAGCCGATCGCCCGCATCGCCATGAAGCACGAGGAGCTGCCGAAGAACATTACCGACAGCCTGACCAGCTACTGTGAGGGCCTGTGGCAGAAGTACAAGCTGGAGGACGCCGTGCCCTTCAACGCATGGAAGCTGAACCAGGACGTGGTGGAGTTTCCCGGCGCGGTGGGTGGCGGCAACTGGAACGGTGTGAGCTACAACCCGGCGCTGGGGCTGGTCTACACCAACGTGATGAACGCCGGCCAGTGGGGCCACATCGGCACTGGCGGCCCCCGCTTTGGCGGACCGCGTCCCGGAGGAGCAGGTGGACCGGGCGGCGGTCAGCGTCCGGCAGGTGCTCCCCCGGCTGGCGGACCTCCTCCATCCGGAGCTCCGGACCAGGAGTTTGCGGATCGTCCCGCGGCTGCGCCCACTGCAGGCCCGCGCTACAGCAAGATCACGCCCGAGGGGGGACGCTTCTGGCAGGCCGATACTCGCTACTCCTGCGCTCCTCCGCCGTGGGGAGAGCTGGTGGCCGTCAACGTCAACACCGGAGACATCGCCTGGCGTTCCACGCTTGGCGGTTTTGAGGAGCTGGAGGCCAAGGGGTTGAAGACCGGAGCGCCGAACCTGGGCGGCGGCATTACCACCGCCGGCGGGCTGATCTTCATCGGCGCCACGGTCGACTCCAAGTTCCGCGCCTTCGATGCGAAGACAGGGAAGGAGTTGTGGTCGGCAAAGGTGGATGCTCCGGCTCACTCGCACCCGGCAACCTATCTGGGCAAGGATGGCCGGCAGTATGTCGTGGTTTCGGCTGCGGGCGGCGGCTTCCTGCGCGATCCGGTAGCGGATGTCGTGGTGGCTTTCGCTCTGCCGAAAAGCGCGGGGAGAGCTCCGGTGAAGGCAAAGAAATAA